Proteins encoded in a region of the Papio anubis isolate 15944 chromosome 14, Panubis1.0, whole genome shotgun sequence genome:
- the TTC31 gene encoding tetratricopeptide repeat protein 31 isoform X2 yields MAPIPKAVERIKLDCPLRPSCPLEVAAVPKLCKEFGPEDYGEEDIVDFLRRLVESDPQGLHRIHVDGSSGRLQLWHHDYLLGHLDDEGKSTRQSDGGKGAEGLGTYCGLRKSFLYPPQESEPCPQSPSASATFPSVSDSLLQVAMPQKLLVTEEEANRLAEELVAEEERMKQKAEKKRLKKKRQKERKRQERLEQYCGEPKASAISDGDESPPSSPGNPVQGQCGEEEDSLDLSSTFVSLALRKVGDWPLSARREKGLNQEPQGRGLPLQKMGQKEESPSRKERPQQSPKAQASPGLLAAALQRSQELAKLGTSFAQNGFYHEAVVLFTQALKLNPQDHRLFGNRSFCHERLGQPVWALADAQVALTLRPGWPRGLFRLGKALMGLQRFREAAAVFQETLKGGSQPDAARELRSCLLQLTLQGQRRGICVPPLSPGALQPLPHAELGASGLPSLRCPRSTAPRSPGLCPLLHYPPCHRSHPSQPLSQTQSRRPHPLQPQDSSKGWDILGLGLQHLPQAR; encoded by the exons gacATAGTGGATTTTCTTCGACGGCTTGTGGAGAGTGATCCCCAGGGCCTGCACCGGATCCATGTGGATGGGAGCAGCGGGCGGCTGCAGCTGTGGCACCATG ATTACCTCCTGGGCCACTTGGATGATGAAGGGAAATCAACTCGACAGAGTGATGGGGGCAAGGGGGCTGAGGGACTGGGTACCTACTGTGGTCTCCGCAAGTCCTTCCTGTATCCTCCCCAAGAGTCTGAGCCCTGCCCTCAAAgcccttctgcctctgccaccttcCCCAGTGTCTCAGACAGCCTGCTTCAGGTGGCCATGCCCCAGAAGCTCCTGGTGACAGAAGAG GAAGCCAACCGCCTGGCTGAGGAGCTAGTGGCTGAGGAGGAGCGCatgaaacagaaagcagagaagaaacGACTTAAGAAGAAG CGTCAAAAGGAACGAAAGCGACAGGAGCGTTTGGAGCAGTACTGTGGGGAGCCCAAG GCCAGCGCTATCTCAGATGGGGATGAGAGCCCCCCATCCAGCCCTGGAAACCCAGTTCAGGGACAGTGTGGTGAAGAAGAG GACTCACTGGATCTGTCTAGCACTTTTGTGTCTCTGGCTTTGCGCAAGGTTGGCGATTGGCCCCTCAGTGCCCGCAGAGAGAAGGGACTGAATCAGGAGCCCCAAGGCAGGGGCCTGCCCCTCCAGAAGATGGGTCAAAAGGAAGAGAGCCCTTCAAGAAAGGAGAGGCCCCAGCAGAGTCCAAAGGCACAG GCATCTCCGGGACTGCTGGCAGCTGCCTTACAACGGAGCCAGGAACTGGCAA AGTTGGGTACCAGCTTTGCTCAAAATGGTTTCTACCATGAGGCCGTGGTCCTCTTCACCCAGGCCTTGAAGCTCAACCCCCAGGACCACCG GTTATTTGGAAATCGTTCCTTCTGCCATGAGCGGCTGGGTCAGCCAGTGTGGGCCCTGGCTGATGCCCAAGTGGCCCTTACCCTACGGCCTGGCTGGCCCCGGGGCCTCTTCCGCCTGGGCAAGGCCttgatgggactacag CGCTTCAGAGAGGCAGCTGCTGTGTTTCAGGAGACTCTGAAAGGTGGGTCCCAGCCTGATGCAGCCCGAGAGCTCCGCTCTTGCCTTCTCCAACTCACACTG cAGGGTCAGCGAAGAGGAATCTGTGTACCACCTCTGTCACCTGGGGCCCTCCAGCCACTTCCCCATGCTGAGCTGGGAGCCTCAGGCCTACCTTCCCTCAGGTGCCCTCGAAGCACTGCTCCGAGGTCCCCTGGCCTGTGTCCACTCTTGCATTATCCTCCGTGTCACCGAAGCCACCCCAGCCAGCCCCTCTCCCAGACTCAGAGTAGAAGGCCCCATCCTCTCCAGCCCCAGGATTCCTCAAAGGGCTGGGACATCCTGGGACTTGGGCTCCAGCATCTACCTCAGGCCAGATGA
- the TLX2 gene encoding T-cell leukemia homeobox protein 2, whose protein sequence is MEPGMLGPHNLPHHEPISFGIDQILSGPETPGGGLGPGRGGQGHGESGAFSGGYHGASGYGPAGSLAPLPGSSGVGPGGVIRVPAHRPLPVPPPAAGAPAVPGPSGLGGAGGLAGLTFPWMDSGRRFAKDRLTAALSPFSGTRRIGHPYQNRTPPKRKKPRTSFSRSQVLELERRFLRQKYLASAERAALAKALRMTDAQVKTWFQNRRTKWRRQTAEEREAERHRAGRLLLHLQQDALPRPLRPPLPPDPLCLHNSSLFALQNLQPWAEDNKVASVSGLASVV, encoded by the exons ATGGAGCCGGGGATGCTGGGTCCACACAACCTCCCACACCACGAGCCAATCAGCTTCGGCATCGATCAGATCCTGAGCGGCCCCGAAACCCCTGGGGGCGGCCTAGGTCCGGGTCGCGGGGGCCAGGGTCATGGGGAGAGTGGGGCGTTCTCGGGTGGATACCACGGAGCCTCGGGCTACGGTCCCGCTGGCTCACTGGCCCCGCTGCCCGGCAGCTCCGGAGTGGGCCCGGGCGGCGTGATCCGCGTCCCTGCGCACCGCCCGCTGCCTGTGCCGCCGCCCGCGGCGGGGGCGCCTGCAGTGCCTGGGCCCTCGGGTTTGGGCGGCGCCGGAGGCCTAGCGGGACTCACCTTCCCCTGGATGGACAGCGGCCGCCGCTTTGCCAAGGACCGGCTCACGG CTGCGCTCTCGCCCTTCTCTGGGACGCGCCGCATAGGCCACCCCTACCAAAACCGGACCCCTCCGAAAAGGAAGAAGCCGCGCACGTCCTTCTCCCGCTCACAGGTGCTGGAGCTGGAGCGGCGCTTCCTGCGCCAGAAGTACCTGGCCTCTGCGGAGAGGGCGGCATTGGCCAAGGCCTTGCGCATGACCGACGCACAGGTCAAAACGTGGTTCCAGAACCGACGCACCAAGTGGCG GCGCCAGACGGCGGAGGAACGCGAGGCCGAGCGGCACCGCGCGGGCCGGCTGCTCCTGCACCTGCAGCAGGACGCGTTGCCACGGCCGCTGCGGCCGCCGCTGCCCCCGGACCCTCTCTGCCTGCACAACTCGTCGCTCTTCGCGCTGCAGAACCTGCAGCCCTGGGCCGAGGACAACAAAGTGGCTTCCGTGTCCGGGCTCGCCTCGGTGGTGTGA
- the TTC31 gene encoding tetratricopeptide repeat protein 31 isoform X3, translating into MAPIPKAVERIKLDCPLRPSCPLEVAAVPKLCKEFGPEDYGEEDIVDFLRRLVESDPQGLHRIHVDGSSGRLQLWHHDYLLGHLDDEGKSTRQSDGGKGAEGLGTYCGLRKSFLYPPQESEPCPQSPSASATFPSVSDSLLQVAMPQKLLVTEERQKERKRQERLEQYCGEPKASAISDGDESPPSSPGNPVQGQCGEEEDSLDLSSTFVSLALRKVGDWPLSARREKGLNQEPQGRGLPLQKMGQKEESPSRKERPQQSPKAQEKDLGRLRPQGLLDFAPYPQASPGLLAAALQRSQELAKLGTSFAQNGFYHEAVVLFTQALKLNPQDHRLFGNRSFCHERLGQPVWALADAQVALTLRPGWPRGLFRLGKALMGLQRFREAAAVFQETLKGGSQPDAARELRSCLLQLTLQGQRRGICVPPLSPGALQPLPHAELGASGLPSLRCPRSTAPRSPGLCPLLHYPPCHRSHPSQPLSQTQSRRPHPLQPQDSSKGWDILGLGLQHLPQAR; encoded by the exons gacATAGTGGATTTTCTTCGACGGCTTGTGGAGAGTGATCCCCAGGGCCTGCACCGGATCCATGTGGATGGGAGCAGCGGGCGGCTGCAGCTGTGGCACCATG ATTACCTCCTGGGCCACTTGGATGATGAAGGGAAATCAACTCGACAGAGTGATGGGGGCAAGGGGGCTGAGGGACTGGGTACCTACTGTGGTCTCCGCAAGTCCTTCCTGTATCCTCCCCAAGAGTCTGAGCCCTGCCCTCAAAgcccttctgcctctgccaccttcCCCAGTGTCTCAGACAGCCTGCTTCAGGTGGCCATGCCCCAGAAGCTCCTGGTGACAGAAGAG CGTCAAAAGGAACGAAAGCGACAGGAGCGTTTGGAGCAGTACTGTGGGGAGCCCAAG GCCAGCGCTATCTCAGATGGGGATGAGAGCCCCCCATCCAGCCCTGGAAACCCAGTTCAGGGACAGTGTGGTGAAGAAGAG GACTCACTGGATCTGTCTAGCACTTTTGTGTCTCTGGCTTTGCGCAAGGTTGGCGATTGGCCCCTCAGTGCCCGCAGAGAGAAGGGACTGAATCAGGAGCCCCAAGGCAGGGGCCTGCCCCTCCAGAAGATGGGTCAAAAGGAAGAGAGCCCTTCAAGAAAGGAGAGGCCCCAGCAGAGTCCAAAGGCACAG GAGAaggatttggggaggctgagacctCAAGGCCTGCTTGACTTTGCACCCTATCCCCAGGCATCTCCGGGACTGCTGGCAGCTGCCTTACAACGGAGCCAGGAACTGGCAA AGTTGGGTACCAGCTTTGCTCAAAATGGTTTCTACCATGAGGCCGTGGTCCTCTTCACCCAGGCCTTGAAGCTCAACCCCCAGGACCACCG GTTATTTGGAAATCGTTCCTTCTGCCATGAGCGGCTGGGTCAGCCAGTGTGGGCCCTGGCTGATGCCCAAGTGGCCCTTACCCTACGGCCTGGCTGGCCCCGGGGCCTCTTCCGCCTGGGCAAGGCCttgatgggactacag CGCTTCAGAGAGGCAGCTGCTGTGTTTCAGGAGACTCTGAAAGGTGGGTCCCAGCCTGATGCAGCCCGAGAGCTCCGCTCTTGCCTTCTCCAACTCACACTG cAGGGTCAGCGAAGAGGAATCTGTGTACCACCTCTGTCACCTGGGGCCCTCCAGCCACTTCCCCATGCTGAGCTGGGAGCCTCAGGCCTACCTTCCCTCAGGTGCCCTCGAAGCACTGCTCCGAGGTCCCCTGGCCTGTGTCCACTCTTGCATTATCCTCCGTGTCACCGAAGCCACCCCAGCCAGCCCCTCTCCCAGACTCAGAGTAGAAGGCCCCATCCTCTCCAGCCCCAGGATTCCTCAAAGGGCTGGGACATCCTGGGACTTGGGCTCCAGCATCTACCTCAGGCCAGATGA
- the TTC31 gene encoding tetratricopeptide repeat protein 31 isoform X1, whose translation MAPIPKAVERIKLDCPLRPSCPLEVAAVPKLCKEFGPEDYGEEDIVDFLRRLVESDPQGLHRIHVDGSSGRLQLWHHDYLLGHLDDEGKSTRQSDGGKGAEGLGTYCGLRKSFLYPPQESEPCPQSPSASATFPSVSDSLLQVAMPQKLLVTEEEANRLAEELVAEEERMKQKAEKKRLKKKRQKERKRQERLEQYCGEPKASAISDGDESPPSSPGNPVQGQCGEEEDSLDLSSTFVSLALRKVGDWPLSARREKGLNQEPQGRGLPLQKMGQKEESPSRKERPQQSPKAQEKDLGRLRPQGLLDFAPYPQASPGLLAAALQRSQELAKLGTSFAQNGFYHEAVVLFTQALKLNPQDHRLFGNRSFCHERLGQPVWALADAQVALTLRPGWPRGLFRLGKALMGLQRFREAAAVFQETLKGGSQPDAARELRSCLLQLTLQGQRRGICVPPLSPGALQPLPHAELGASGLPSLRCPRSTAPRSPGLCPLLHYPPCHRSHPSQPLSQTQSRRPHPLQPQDSSKGWDILGLGLQHLPQAR comes from the exons gacATAGTGGATTTTCTTCGACGGCTTGTGGAGAGTGATCCCCAGGGCCTGCACCGGATCCATGTGGATGGGAGCAGCGGGCGGCTGCAGCTGTGGCACCATG ATTACCTCCTGGGCCACTTGGATGATGAAGGGAAATCAACTCGACAGAGTGATGGGGGCAAGGGGGCTGAGGGACTGGGTACCTACTGTGGTCTCCGCAAGTCCTTCCTGTATCCTCCCCAAGAGTCTGAGCCCTGCCCTCAAAgcccttctgcctctgccaccttcCCCAGTGTCTCAGACAGCCTGCTTCAGGTGGCCATGCCCCAGAAGCTCCTGGTGACAGAAGAG GAAGCCAACCGCCTGGCTGAGGAGCTAGTGGCTGAGGAGGAGCGCatgaaacagaaagcagagaagaaacGACTTAAGAAGAAG CGTCAAAAGGAACGAAAGCGACAGGAGCGTTTGGAGCAGTACTGTGGGGAGCCCAAG GCCAGCGCTATCTCAGATGGGGATGAGAGCCCCCCATCCAGCCCTGGAAACCCAGTTCAGGGACAGTGTGGTGAAGAAGAG GACTCACTGGATCTGTCTAGCACTTTTGTGTCTCTGGCTTTGCGCAAGGTTGGCGATTGGCCCCTCAGTGCCCGCAGAGAGAAGGGACTGAATCAGGAGCCCCAAGGCAGGGGCCTGCCCCTCCAGAAGATGGGTCAAAAGGAAGAGAGCCCTTCAAGAAAGGAGAGGCCCCAGCAGAGTCCAAAGGCACAG GAGAaggatttggggaggctgagacctCAAGGCCTGCTTGACTTTGCACCCTATCCCCAGGCATCTCCGGGACTGCTGGCAGCTGCCTTACAACGGAGCCAGGAACTGGCAA AGTTGGGTACCAGCTTTGCTCAAAATGGTTTCTACCATGAGGCCGTGGTCCTCTTCACCCAGGCCTTGAAGCTCAACCCCCAGGACCACCG GTTATTTGGAAATCGTTCCTTCTGCCATGAGCGGCTGGGTCAGCCAGTGTGGGCCCTGGCTGATGCCCAAGTGGCCCTTACCCTACGGCCTGGCTGGCCCCGGGGCCTCTTCCGCCTGGGCAAGGCCttgatgggactacag CGCTTCAGAGAGGCAGCTGCTGTGTTTCAGGAGACTCTGAAAGGTGGGTCCCAGCCTGATGCAGCCCGAGAGCTCCGCTCTTGCCTTCTCCAACTCACACTG cAGGGTCAGCGAAGAGGAATCTGTGTACCACCTCTGTCACCTGGGGCCCTCCAGCCACTTCCCCATGCTGAGCTGGGAGCCTCAGGCCTACCTTCCCTCAGGTGCCCTCGAAGCACTGCTCCGAGGTCCCCTGGCCTGTGTCCACTCTTGCATTATCCTCCGTGTCACCGAAGCCACCCCAGCCAGCCCCTCTCCCAGACTCAGAGTAGAAGGCCCCATCCTCTCCAGCCCCAGGATTCCTCAAAGGGCTGGGACATCCTGGGACTTGGGCTCCAGCATCTACCTCAGGCCAGATGA
- the PCGF1 gene encoding polycomb group RING finger protein 1: MASPQGGQIAIAMRLRNQLQSVYKMDPLRNEEEVRVKIKDLNEHIVCCLCAGYFVDATTITECLHTFCKSCIVKYLQTSKYCPMCNIKIHETQPLLNLKLDRVMQDIVYKLVPGLQDSEEKRIREFYQSRGLDRVTQPSGEEPALSNLGLPFSSFDHSKAHYYRYDEQLNLCLERLSSGKDKNKSVLQNKYVRCSVRAEVRHLRRVLCHRLMLNPQHVQLLFDNEVLPDHMTMKQIWLSRWFGKPSPLLLQYSVKEKRR; encoded by the exons ATGGCGTCTCCTCAGGGGGGCCAGATTGCGATCGCGATGAGGCTTCGGAACCAGCTCCAGTCAGTGTACAAGATGGACCCGCTACGGAACGAG GAGGAAGTTCGAGTGAAGATCAAAGACTTGAATGAACACATTGTTTGCTGCCTATGCGCCGGCTACTTCGTGGATGCCACCACCATCACAGAGTGTCTTCATACTT TCTGCAAGAGTTGTATTGTGAAGTACCTCCAAACTAGCAAGTACTGCCCCATGTGCAACATTAAGATCCACGAGACACAGCCACTGCTCAACCTCAAACTGGACCGGGTCATGCAGGACATCGTGTACAAGCTGGTGCCTGGCTTGCAAGACA GTGAAGAGAAACGGATTCGGGAATTCTACCAGTCCCGAGGTTTGGACCGGGTCACCCAGCCCAGTGGGGAAG AGCCAGCACTGAGCAACCTTGGCCTCCCCTTCAGCAGCTTTGACCACTCTAAAGCCCACTACTATCGCTATGATGAGCAGCTGAACCTGTGCCTGGAgcggctgag TTCTGGCAAAGACAAGAATAAAAGCGTCCTGCAG aACAAGTATGTCCGATGTTCTGTTAGAGCTGAGGTACGCCATCTCCGGAGGGTCCTGTGTCACCGCTTGATGCTAAACCCTCAGCAT GTGCAGCTCCTTTTTGACAATGAAGTTCTCCCTGATCACATGACAATGAAGCAGATATGGCTCTCCCGCTGGTTCGGCAAG CCATCCCCTTTGCTTTTACAATACAGtgtgaaagagaagaggaggTAG
- the LBX2 gene encoding transcription factor LBX2 isoform X1, translating to MNSGREPRTPRTLLSIADILAPGMVPRAPSAPQLPESGPGPTSPLCALEELTSKTFRGLDARAPQPSEGRAAANALGPGPAGRKRRKSRTAFTAQQVLELERRFVFQKYLAPSERDGLATRLGLANAQVVTWFQNRRAKLKRDVEEMRADVASLRALSPEVLCSLALPDGAPDPSLRLGPAGPDSRPHQSDEEIQVDD from the exons ATGAACTCGGGACGCGAGCCCCGAACACCCCGGACACTCTTAAGCATCGCAGACATCCTAGCCCCGGGCATGGTCCCCCGAGCACCCTCTGCGCCGCAGCTTCCAGAGTCGGGTCCGGGTCCAACGTCGCCGCTGTGCGCGCTGGAGGAGCTGACTAGTAAAACTTTCCGCGGACTTGACGCGCGCGCTCCGCAGCCCTCTGAAG GGCGGGCAGCCGCGAACGCGCTGGGCCCTGGCCCTGCCGGCCGCAAACGGCGCAAGTCACGCACGGCGTTCACCGCGCAACAGGTGCTGGAGCTGGAGCGGCGCTTCGTCTTCCAGAAGTACCTGGCGCCGTCCGAGCGAGACGGGCTAGCTACGCGACTAGGCCTGGCCAACGCGCAAGTGGTCACTTGGTTCCAGAACCGACGAGCCAAGCTCAAGCGCGACGTGGAGGAGATGCGCGCCGACGTCGCCTCGCTACGTGCGCTGTCCCCCGAAGTCCTGTGCAGCTTAGCACTGCCCGACGGCGCTCCAGATCCCAGCCTCCGCCTCGGACCCGCCGGCCCTGACTCCCGGCCCCACCAGTCAGACGAGGAGATACAGGTGGACGATTGA
- the LOC110741018 gene encoding uncharacterized protein LOC110741018 — protein sequence MAGLRKVGRGKVWPPRGERTPCPESAARPRASGGADSALGWSCRRLSFDSGAPRRVQARSQLLEAREDPGHLAFSTPSCRPAPTGGPSRETKSDCSPTPAAARPLQSPRERFYSPLSPCHSPVTPRKLVFAQKLLENSPGRHVLARTAKPTELQFGGRGVGSPELGCSWRRSRRGLVGERHSLETFGSFGNLGDHVRKEVYPCRPRCAHPGPHQCPTHSSSSSASAASSSARRGGGLPESQSDCGTPERPMRAQAFPTSLEFSYPVEATFAVLTPYPLAPSSATLPPSLMASAFCPQQLRTTNPLEAVKSDQPGWDLGFNSGSGYICCASIQFVPDLAAGRNSALASVCSCRSWASF from the exons ATGGCGGGGTTGAGGAAGGTGGGCAGAGGCAAGGTTTGGCCCCCGAGGGGAGAACGGACGCCTTGTCCCGAAAGTGCAGCACGGCCGAGAGCGTCCGGGGGTGCAGACAGCGCCCTGGGGTGGTCCTGCCGCCGCCTCTCCTTTGACTCCGGAGCGCCGCGCCGCGTCCAGGCGCGTTCTCAGTTGCTCGAAGCCAGAGAGGACCCTGGGC ACCTGGCTTTTTCGACGCCGAGCTGCCGCCCAGCCCCAACGGGAGGGCCTTCCAGGGAGACCAAGTCGGACTGCTCCCCAACTCCCGCAGCTGCTCGGCCCCTGCAAAGCCCCCGGGAGCGTTTCTACTCTCCCTTGAGCCCATGCCACTCCCCTGTCACTCCTAGGAAACTCGTTTTTGCGCAGAAACTCCTGGAGAACAGCCCTGGCCGCCACGTACTTGCCCGGACTGCAAAGCCCACAGAGCTTCAATTCGGAGGAAGAGGAGTGGGGAGCCCTGAGCTGGGGTGTTCCTGGAGGAGGTCGAGGAGGGGGCTAGTGGGGGAGAGGCATTCCCTGGAAACGTTTGGAAGCTTTGGTAATCTTGGAGACCATGTCAGGAAAGAAGTGTACCCATGCCGTCCGCGGTGTGCCCACCCGGGTCCCCATCAGTGCCCCACGCACTCGAGCTCTTCCTCGGCGTCTGCAGCCTCTTCATCCGCGCGGAGAGGCGGAGGTCTCCCGGAAAGCCAGTCCGACTGTGGCACCCCAGAGCGTCCAATGCGAGCTCAGGCCTTTCCCACAAGTCTGGAGTTTTCTTACCCAGTTGAGGCCACCTTTGCTGTACTCACTCCCTACCCTCTCGCCCCATCCTCTGCCACCCTACCTCCATCTTTGATGGCTAGCGCCTTCTGCCCTCAACAGCTTCGCACAACCAATCCCCTAGAAGCTGTGAAGTCAGACCAGCCAGGGTGGGACCTAGGTTTTAACTCGGGTTCTGGCTACATATGCTGCGCCTCCATACAGTTTGTCCCAGATTTGGCAGCAGGCCGGAACTCTGCTTTGGCCTCTGTCTGTTCCTGTCGCAGTTGGGCAAGTTTCTAG
- the LBX2 gene encoding transcription factor LBX2 isoform X2 — protein sequence MGKRTSLEVIIAELGGEKCRGGRPSFPPLAASPPAHPGGWRWARRDLCKTTSRAQNNSQACRAPRRAAANALGPGPAGRKRRKSRTAFTAQQVLELERRFVFQKYLAPSERDGLATRLGLANAQVVTWFQNRRAKLKRDVEEMRADVASLRALSPEVLCSLALPDGAPDPSLRLGPAGPDSRPHQSDEEIQVDD from the exons ATGGGAAAAAGGACTTCCCTAGAAGTGATTATTGCGGAGTTGGGGGGAGAAAAGTGTCGGGGAGGGCGTCCGAGTTTCCCACCGCTGGCTGCTTCCCCACCCGCACACCCGGGAGGGTGGCGGTGGGCGCGCAGAGATCTTTGCAAAACAACGTCCAGGGCGCAAAACAACTCACAGGCCTGCCGCGCCCCAA GGCGGGCAGCCGCGAACGCGCTGGGCCCTGGCCCTGCCGGCCGCAAACGGCGCAAGTCACGCACGGCGTTCACCGCGCAACAGGTGCTGGAGCTGGAGCGGCGCTTCGTCTTCCAGAAGTACCTGGCGCCGTCCGAGCGAGACGGGCTAGCTACGCGACTAGGCCTGGCCAACGCGCAAGTGGTCACTTGGTTCCAGAACCGACGAGCCAAGCTCAAGCGCGACGTGGAGGAGATGCGCGCCGACGTCGCCTCGCTACGTGCGCTGTCCCCCGAAGTCCTGTGCAGCTTAGCACTGCCCGACGGCGCTCCAGATCCCAGCCTCCGCCTCGGACCCGCCGGCCCTGACTCCCGGCCCCACCAGTCAGACGAGGAGATACAGGTGGACGATTGA